The sequence TGGAAATTACGGCGTTTCATCGATTTCAGGATCAAGCAACGTAATGGAGAAAATGGGAATTAAATTCAGCAACGAACCTGATTTCTTAGAAAAATGTATCGATCAGGCTGGAATTTGCGTTTTACACGCTCCCCTATTTCACCCTGCAATGAAAAATGTTGGCCCAATAAGAAAAGAACTGGCTGTAAAAACCTTCTTCAATATGTTAGGGCCAATGGTAAACCCATCATTTCCACAAAATCAATTAGTTGGAGTTTTCAATTTAGAATTAGCGAGAATGTATGCTTATTTATATCAAAATACTGATGTGAATTTCACAATCCTTCATTCGCTTGACGGTTATGACGAAATTTCTCTAACCGGGCCAACAAAAATCATTACCAGCCATATGGAAGGCATGATCAAACCCGAAGATTTTGGCGTTCGTCTTTTATCTCAAACTGAAATCGAAGGTGGTACAACAATAGAAGAATCGGCTGAAATTTTTACGAATATTATTTCTGGAAAAGGAAACGAAGCGCAGAATAATGTTGTTTGTGCCAATGCCGCAATGGCAATCGCAACGGTTAATAAGTGCTCTCCGCAAGAAGGATTTGAATTGGCAAAAGAAAGTCTATTCTCTGGAAAAGGACTTCAAGCTTTAAAAAAATTACAGGATTTATCTCTTTAAAACAAAAACTTAGTACCTCAGTACCTTAGAAACTTAGCATCTTAAAAAATGAATATTTTAGATAAAATAATAATAGACAAAAAACGAGAAGTTGTTCTCAAAAAATCAATTATTCCGGTTTCTCAATTGGAAGCTTCGGTATTTTTTGGAAAACAGACTATTTCTCTTAGTCAGAAATTAAAAGAAAGCAATTCCGGAATTATTGCAGAGCACAAACGCCGATCTCCTTCAAAATCAATCATCAACAATAATTTTACAGTTGAAGAAGTAGTAAAAGGTTATGAAAATGCAGGTGCATGTGGAATCTCGGTTTTAACAGACGGAAAATATTTCGGAGGATCTTTGGATGATTTGCTTTTAGCACGAGCTTCGGTAAATATTCCGCTTTTGCGAAAAGAATTTATTGTTGATGAATATCAGATTTTAGAAGCAAAAGCGCATGGAGCCGATTTGATTTTATTGATTGCTGCAGTTTTAACTCGAGAAGAAATCAAATCTTTATCTGAATTTGCCAAAAGTTTAGGTTTAGAAGTTCTTTTAGAAGTTCATAATCAGGAAGAACTGGAAAAATCAATTATGCCGAGTTTAGACATGATTGGCGTAAACAACAGAAACCTGAAAACCTTTGAAGTAAGTCTGGATTTCAGCAAAGAATTAGCCTCTCAAATTCCGAATGATTTTGTAAAAGTTTCTGAAAGCGGTATTTCATCAATCGAAGCGATTCAGGAACTAAAACCTTACGGCTATAAAGGTTTCTTAATTGGAGAAAACTTTATGAAGACTGACGATGCAGGTAAAGCAGCAACAGAATTCATCAGTAAACTATAATTTAAGTTTGCCACAAATTACACAAATTCCCACAAATTAAATTCGTGTTAATTCGTGCAATTCGTGGCAAAAAGACAAACACAAAGCTTTGCGAACTTTTTCGCATTGTAAACACAACACAAAAGAAAAAAACCTTAGCGCTCTTTGCGTTAAAAAACACACAACGAAATGAAACTCAAAATATGCGGCATGAAATATCCAGAAAATATCCTCGAGGTAGGCGCGCTCCTGCCCGACTATATGGGATTTATTTTCTGGGAAAAGTCTGCTAGATATTGCAACGAGAATGTTCCCGAATTGATAAAAACAATCAAAAAAGTAGGTGTTTTTGTCAATCAGAGTCAGGAAGAAATTCTAGAAAAATTAGAAAAATTCAATTTACAAGCCGTTCAATTGCACGGAGAAGAATCGGTTGAATTTTGTTCGGAATTAAAAGATAAACTGCCAACAAAAATTGAAATTATTAAAGTATTTTCGGCTGATGAAAATTTTGATTTTGAAATCATTAAGCCTTTTGAAAATGTCTGCGATTATTTTCTGTTTGACACAAAAGGAAAACTTCCAGGCGGAAACGGAACAACTTTCGATTGGAACATCTTAAAAAAATACAATTCGAAAAAGCCTTTCTTTTTAAGCGGAGGCATCGGAATGGAGGAATTAAAAGCCATTGAGGAAATTTCAAAAACCAAATTACCTCTTTATGCTGTTGATGTAAACAGTAAATTTGAAATCCAACCAGGGCTAAAAAATAAAAATCTATTAAGCAATTTTAAACGAAAATTTGAAATTGTAAACATTTAAACTTTAAAAAAATGAGTTTTAACGTCAACGAAAAAGGATATTACGGAGAATTTGGAGGAGCTTACATCCCAGAAATGCTGTATCCAAATGTAGAAGAATTACGCCAAAAGTATTTAAGCATAATGGATGAACCTGATTTTAAAGCGGAGTTCAACCAATTGTTGAAAGATTACGTAGGACGCCCTAGTCCGCTGTATTTTGCAAAACGCTTATCTGAAAAATACAATACCCAAGTTTATCTGAAAAGAGAAGACTTAAATCATACCGGAGCACACAAGGTAAACAATACAATCGGACAAATTTTGCTGGCAAAGCGTTTAGGCAAAAAAAGAATCATTGCCGAAACTGGCGCAGGTCAGCATGGTGTGGCAACTGCAACAGTTTGCGCTTTAATGGGAATTGAATGCATCGTGTATATGGGCGAAATTGACATTGCGCGTCAAGCTCCTAACGTGGCTCGTATGAAAATGTTGGGTGCAGAAGTTCGTCCGGCACTTTCGGGTTCTCGTACTTTAAAAGATGCAACAAATGAAGCTATTCGAGATTGGATCAATAATCCGGTTGATACACATTATATTATCGGATCGGCAATTGGACCGCATCCTTATCCTGATATGGTGACGCGCTTTCAGAGTATTATTTCGGAAGAGATTAAATGGCAATTAAAAGAAAAAGAAGGACGCGAAAATCCAGATTATGTTGTAGCTTGCATCGGCGGAGGAAGTAATGCTGCCGGAACATATTATCACTTTTTGCATGAACCAGAAGTTGGAATTATTGCAGTCGAAGCAGCAGGAAAAGGCGTTGACAGCGGACATAGTGCTGCAACCAGCAAATTAGGAAAAGTAGGCGTTATTCACGGTTGTAAAACGCTTTTAATGCAAACTCCGGACGGACAAATTACAGAACCGTATTCTATTTCTGCGGGATTAGATTACCCGGGAGTTGGTCCTTTGCACGCGCATTTGGCACAAACCGGAAGAGGCGAATTTTTCTCTGTAACCGACGATGATGCAATGAATGCAGGTTTGCAATTGACAAAATTAGAAGGCATTATTCCGGCAATAGAAAGTGCACACGCTTTTGCGGTTTTAGATCAAAAGAAATTCAAACCAACTGATGTTGTGGTAATCAGCCTTTCAGGTCGTGGCGATAAAGACTTAGACAATTATATTGACTATTTTAAATTGTAATAAAAATCGTAATTTGGGCGTTCGCTAACAAAACCAAATAACGAGAAAATTAATAATTATGGAAAAGTTATTCTCTTACGGAACATTAAGGTCAAAAGAAATTCAAAGACAAGTTTTTAATAGAATCTTGACAGGTATTGCTGATCAATTGCTTGGTTACAAACTCAAAAGCTTAAAAATAGAAGAAGAATTTGGAATGGCAGATTATGTTGTTGCAGTTCCGAGCGAAAATTCGGCAGATATTATTCACGGT comes from Flavobacterium sp. KACC 22761 and encodes:
- the trpD gene encoding anthranilate phosphoribosyltransferase — protein: MKTILNKLINHEVLSKEEAKNVLINISSGQYNPSQISAFLTVFMMRSITIEELSGFREALLELCIRVDLSAYNTIDLCGTGGDGKDTFNISTLASFVAAGAGIKVAKHGNYGVSSISGSSNVMEKMGIKFSNEPDFLEKCIDQAGICVLHAPLFHPAMKNVGPIRKELAVKTFFNMLGPMVNPSFPQNQLVGVFNLELARMYAYLYQNTDVNFTILHSLDGYDEISLTGPTKIITSHMEGMIKPEDFGVRLLSQTEIEGGTTIEESAEIFTNIISGKGNEAQNNVVCANAAMAIATVNKCSPQEGFELAKESLFSGKGLQALKKLQDLSL
- the trpC gene encoding indole-3-glycerol phosphate synthase TrpC; translation: MNILDKIIIDKKREVVLKKSIIPVSQLEASVFFGKQTISLSQKLKESNSGIIAEHKRRSPSKSIINNNFTVEEVVKGYENAGACGISVLTDGKYFGGSLDDLLLARASVNIPLLRKEFIVDEYQILEAKAHGADLILLIAAVLTREEIKSLSEFAKSLGLEVLLEVHNQEELEKSIMPSLDMIGVNNRNLKTFEVSLDFSKELASQIPNDFVKVSESGISSIEAIQELKPYGYKGFLIGENFMKTDDAGKAATEFISKL
- a CDS encoding phosphoribosylanthranilate isomerase, yielding MKLKICGMKYPENILEVGALLPDYMGFIFWEKSARYCNENVPELIKTIKKVGVFVNQSQEEILEKLEKFNLQAVQLHGEESVEFCSELKDKLPTKIEIIKVFSADENFDFEIIKPFENVCDYFLFDTKGKLPGGNGTTFDWNILKKYNSKKPFFLSGGIGMEELKAIEEISKTKLPLYAVDVNSKFEIQPGLKNKNLLSNFKRKFEIVNI
- the trpB gene encoding tryptophan synthase subunit beta, encoding MSFNVNEKGYYGEFGGAYIPEMLYPNVEELRQKYLSIMDEPDFKAEFNQLLKDYVGRPSPLYFAKRLSEKYNTQVYLKREDLNHTGAHKVNNTIGQILLAKRLGKKRIIAETGAGQHGVATATVCALMGIECIVYMGEIDIARQAPNVARMKMLGAEVRPALSGSRTLKDATNEAIRDWINNPVDTHYIIGSAIGPHPYPDMVTRFQSIISEEIKWQLKEKEGRENPDYVVACIGGGSNAAGTYYHFLHEPEVGIIAVEAAGKGVDSGHSAATSKLGKVGVIHGCKTLLMQTPDGQITEPYSISAGLDYPGVGPLHAHLAQTGRGEFFSVTDDDAMNAGLQLTKLEGIIPAIESAHAFAVLDQKKFKPTDVVVISLSGRGDKDLDNYIDYFKL
- a CDS encoding gamma-glutamylcyclotransferase family protein yields the protein MEKLFSYGTLRSKEIQRQVFNRILTGIADQLLGYKLKSLKIEEEFGMADYVVAVPSENSADIIHGVLYEVSIADLAKVDLFESNAYKRVQVKLQSGETAWIYMES